The following proteins are co-located in the Paenibacillus sp. FSL H8-0079 genome:
- a CDS encoding glycoside hydrolase family 65 produces MDRHSVVTRNHPVLTQLEPRSPLSVGNGEFAFSADFTGLQTYPDLYEIPLGTQSNWGWHYTGGHHVFGDEDIVYQAFETYGRKVPYPMKPEDKEEAYHWLRQNPHRLQLGRISFRLLGEDGQDTDVAHVVPVRQELNLWTGILHSEFTVQGEEVRVETACDPRLDCIAIRVQSGLIRKQRLQLFLVFPSPDMTHRSWSKSVFPDWKQQDRHSTVPTSVTSTSASLKRVLDEDEYEVKWVWDAGELEQTGTHEFTLSPQAVPDSDIWSCSVSFAAHKPETLPAVAVLQASSVHWNRFWNDGGVIDFEGSSDPRAAELERRVVLSQFLSTVHSGGSMPPQETGYMYNSWFGKMHLEMHWWHAAHFPLWNRTDLLCKSMDWYLTILPEARELAHSQGYVGARWPKMVGYNGHQTPSPVAPGLIWQQPHPMALAEMCYLSLSDPAMLTRYKDIVFEAADFMVSYAHWDEKRGAYVLGPPLIPAQENHAMNDSLNPPYELEYWKFGLEIAILWAERLNHPANPDWARVATYMAEPRHENGLYLAHENCPHTFTDKNHDHPSMVGALGLLPGSLIDPVIMRNTLLKVKECWDWESAWGWDFPMCAMTAARLNEPELAMDFLLMDATKNTYLPNGHNYQRSGLWAYLPGNGGLLTAVAMMAAGWTGAGEQANPGFPRDGSWTVKWEGLHPLM; encoded by the coding sequence ATAGATCGACATTCAGTCGTCACCAGGAATCATCCGGTATTAACGCAGCTTGAGCCCAGATCACCTTTATCAGTAGGTAATGGAGAATTTGCGTTCAGCGCTGATTTTACGGGACTTCAGACGTATCCAGATCTGTATGAAATACCTCTCGGTACACAATCCAACTGGGGGTGGCATTATACAGGCGGTCATCATGTATTCGGAGATGAGGATATTGTCTATCAAGCATTTGAGACATATGGCCGCAAAGTTCCATATCCCATGAAGCCGGAAGATAAGGAAGAAGCCTATCACTGGCTTAGGCAGAACCCGCATCGACTTCAGCTTGGACGCATTTCATTTCGTTTGTTAGGAGAAGATGGTCAGGACACGGACGTCGCCCATGTGGTCCCTGTACGTCAGGAATTGAATCTATGGACCGGAATTCTGCACAGTGAATTTACAGTACAGGGGGAGGAAGTGCGTGTAGAGACAGCCTGTGACCCACGACTCGATTGTATCGCCATTCGTGTACAATCCGGATTAATCCGTAAACAGCGTCTGCAGCTGTTTCTTGTATTTCCATCCCCTGATATGACACATCGGAGCTGGTCCAAATCAGTATTTCCCGACTGGAAGCAACAAGACAGACATTCTACTGTGCCGACATCGGTCACTTCGACTTCCGCATCATTGAAACGTGTGCTGGATGAAGATGAGTATGAAGTGAAATGGGTCTGGGACGCAGGCGAGCTGGAACAGACGGGAACCCATGAATTCACACTATCTCCCCAGGCCGTTCCAGACTCGGACATCTGGTCGTGCAGTGTTTCTTTTGCTGCACATAAGCCGGAAACCTTGCCAGCAGTTGCTGTATTGCAAGCAAGCTCGGTCCATTGGAATCGGTTCTGGAACGATGGTGGAGTGATTGATTTTGAAGGCAGCTCAGATCCGCGTGCCGCCGAACTGGAGCGCAGAGTAGTCCTATCCCAGTTCCTAAGCACGGTGCACAGCGGTGGGTCCATGCCGCCGCAGGAGACCGGATATATGTACAACAGCTGGTTTGGCAAAATGCATCTGGAGATGCATTGGTGGCATGCAGCGCATTTTCCACTCTGGAATCGTACCGATCTGTTGTGCAAGAGTATGGACTGGTACCTGACCATCCTGCCAGAAGCTCGCGAACTGGCCCATTCTCAAGGTTATGTCGGCGCGCGCTGGCCCAAAATGGTGGGTTATAACGGGCATCAGACTCCGTCGCCGGTAGCTCCGGGATTAATCTGGCAGCAACCACATCCCATGGCACTAGCTGAGATGTGTTATCTGTCCCTGTCTGATCCAGCCATGTTAACACGGTATAAGGATATCGTATTTGAAGCGGCTGACTTTATGGTGTCCTATGCCCATTGGGACGAGAAAAGGGGAGCGTATGTGTTAGGTCCGCCGCTTATCCCCGCGCAAGAGAATCACGCCATGAACGATAGTTTGAATCCGCCTTATGAATTGGAGTACTGGAAATTTGGCTTGGAGATTGCCATCCTGTGGGCAGAGCGATTGAATCATCCAGCCAATCCAGACTGGGCAAGAGTGGCTACGTACATGGCTGAACCTCGACATGAGAACGGCCTTTATCTTGCACATGAGAACTGTCCGCACACTTTTACCGATAAGAACCATGATCATCCCTCTATGGTCGGAGCACTTGGTCTATTGCCAGGTTCGTTGATCGATCCGGTGATCATGAGAAATACGTTGCTCAAGGTCAAAGAATGCTGGGACTGGGAATCCGCCTGGGGTTGGGATTTTCCGATGTGTGCGATGACAGCGGCCAGATTGAATGAGCCGGAGCTTGCAATGGATTTCTTGTTGATGGATGCGACGAAGAACACGTATTTACCTAATGGGCACAACTATCAGAGATCAGGGCTGTGGGCATATCTGCCCGGGAACGGTGGTCTGCTGACCGCTGTCGCCATGATGGCTGCCGGCTGGACAGGGGCAGGAGAACAAGCGAATCCGGGATTTCCGCGGGATGGAAGCTGGACTGTGAAGTGGGAAGGTCTTCATCCTTTGATGTAA